Genomic DNA from Azospirillum sp. B510:
TCAAACCGTCAATCTGTTCTTCGGCCAATTGAGCGCCGAACGGTCCCATCGCCTTGGGGAAGGAGATGCTGAACCAGTAATGGGTGGTGGTCGCGGTTTCCGGGGTGAACAGGTGACAGGTCGGCGTGTCGCGCCCTTCGGCGCGCGGCCGTCCGCTCGGCACCGCTCCGGCGAGCAGCACCATGTTGGCGGGGGCGTTCCACCGCACGTCGATCCAGCGGTCCACCGGAATGCCCGGTTCGATCCCCATCGCTTGGTAGAGGAAATCGGGCATGATCTCGCCATGGGTCGTGCGCAGCGACCACACCGTGTTCCCCTCCTCCTTCACCTCGGTGACGGCCTGGGCGACCGCGTCCGATCCCAGCGTGCTGGCGTGCAGGAACTGGATGTGCGACAGATCCATGATGTTGTCGTTTTCCAGCATGTAATTGGCGTTCACCCGCAGGTAGCGCTTGCCCACATGCTGGCTTTCCGGGTCGAGACAGCCGAAGTCGGGGATCGCCGCCGGGTCGGCCTTGGCCGGGTCGCCCATCCAGATCCAGATCAGGCTGTGCCGCTCGACCAGCGGGAAGGCTTCGACCTTCGCCGCCTTCGGGATGGTTCCGTTGCCGTGGGGGTTGCGGGTGCAGGCCCCCCGCCCGTCGAATTCGAGCCCATGATAGGCGCAGCGCAGACTGTCGCCCTGCACCGTCCCCAACGACAGCGGCGCGAAGCGGTGCGGGCAGCGGTCGAACAGCGCCCGCGCGGTCCCGGCGGCGTCGCGGAACAGCACGACCGGGCGATCCAGCAGGGTGCGGGCCAGCGGACGGTCGGCCGTCACCTCGTGATCCCAGGCGGCCACGTACCAACTGTTCATCAGATAGGCCATGGAATGACTCTCCCTCTCTCTTTCTTGGATTGACCCTCAGGGCGCCGGCAGCGCGGAGACGCCCGCCGCCGGCGCGCGGTCGCCTGCCCCGCCCCGCGCCCCGCCCGCCGCCCTGGCGCCGGGGAGCAGGAAATAGGCCAGGGCGGGCAGCAGGATGAGCGCGCCGGCCATGTTCCACAAGAACATGAAGGCCAGCAGGATGCCCATGTCGGCCTGGAACTTGATGTCGGAGAAGCCCCAGGTCGCGACCGCGGCGGCCAGCGTCACGCCGGTCAGGATGACCACCTTGCCGGTGAAGATCAGCGCCCGGTAATAGGCCTCCGACAGCCCCATTCCGGCCCGCATCATCGCCAGCGTCACCGACAGGATGTACAGCGCGTAATCGACGCCGATACCCACCCCCAGCGCGATCACCGGCAGGGTCGCGACCTTCACCCCCATGCCCAGCGCCACCATCAGGGCCTCGGCCAGGACCGAGGTCAGCATCAACGGCAGCACCGCCACCAGAACCGCCTGCCAGGAGCGGAAGGTGATGAAGCTGAGCGCCATCACCGCGCCGTAGACCAGATACAGCATCTCCCGCCACGCCTGCTTCACCACGATGTTGGTGGCGGCCTGGATGCCGGCGCTACCCGCCGCCAGACGGAAGCGGATGGTCTCCGTGTCGTTGTCGGCGGCGAACCGCTCGACGCGGGCGACGACGCGGTCCAGCGTGTCGGCCTTGTGGTCCTTGAGATAGACGAACAGGGTCAGCAGGTTGCAGGCTTCGTTGTAAAGGCCGCGCGGCGCGCCGGCGGTGACGAAGTTCAGCATCGACTGGTTCTTGATCAGCTCGATCCATTTCGGATTGGCTTCGTTCAGGCCCGACAGCACCTCGCGGTTCAGGCGCGCCAGGGAGTTGGTCGCCTCGACCCCCTCCAACTGCTGCAACTCCCACTCCAGCGCGTCGAGACGGCGCAGAACCTCGTAGCCGGCGCAGCTTCCCTCCCCCTTGGTCTCCACCATCACCGCGAACACGTCGCTGCTGGCGCCGTAATGGGCGTTGATGTAGGCGACGTCGCGGTTGTAGCGGGAGTCCGGACGCAGTTCCGGCGCGCCGGGGTCGAGGTCGCCGATCTTCAGCCCCTCGGCTCCCCACAGACCGACGACGGCCAGGACCACCGCGCCCGCCACCGCGACCGACGCGCCGGCGCGCCCGGTGAAGCGGTCGAGGAAGGCCCAGACCGGATGTTTCACGCCGGTCGTCTGCCGGGCGTTGTCGGTCTTCAGGCTGCGCGCCGCGGCGGACGGGCTGACCCCGGTGTAGGAGAGCAGGATCGGCAGCAGGATCAGGTTGGTGAAGATCAGGACCGCCACCCCCAGGCTGGCGGCGATCGCCAGTTCGCGGATCACCTGGATGTCGATCACCAGCAGCACGGCGAAGCCGACGGCGTCGGCCAGCAGCGCTGTCAGACCGGCCAGGAACAGGCGGCGGAAGGTCAGGCGGGCGGCGACGTATTTGTGCAGGCCGCGGCCGATGTCCTGCATGATGCCGTTCATCTTCTGGGCGCCGTGGCTCATGCCGATGGCGAACACCAGGAACGGCACCAGGATCGAATAGGGGTCCAGCGCCATGCCCAGCAGCGGCAACAGCCCGAGCTGCCAGACCACCGCCGTCATCGAGCTGACCACCACCAGCGCGGTGGAGCGCACACAGCGGGTGAACCACAGGACGCACCCCGTGGTGATGGCGATGGCGACGGCCAGGAACAGCAGCACCTCGCGCAGCCCGTCGAGCAGATCGCCGACGATCTTGGCGAAGCCGGTGACGTGCAGCTCCAGCCCCGGCCGCTCGAAGCGCTTGCGGATCTCCTCCAGCCGCTGGGAGAACACGGCATAGTCGAACGGCTTGCCATCGGGCAGCGCGCTCAGCAGCGGCACGTAGAGCGCGCTCGACGTGCCGTCCAGCGCCACGATCTGGCCGATCTCGCCCGACCGCGCCACATTGACCCGCAATTGCCCGAGGCTGGCGGGCGACCCGTCATAGCCGTCGGGAATCACCGGCCCGCCGTCCATGCCGTCTTCGGTCACCCCGATCCAGCGGGTGTTGGGCGTCCACAGCGATTTCATGAAGCTGCGGTCCACGCCGGGGATCAGAAACACGGCGTCGTTGATCTGGCGCAGCGTGTCCAGATAGGCCGGCTCGTAAATCGAGCGCCCACCGTTCGACACGACGATGCGCACGGCGTTGCCCAGGCCGCGCAGATCCTGCTGGTGCTCCGTATAG
This window encodes:
- a CDS encoding aromatic ring-hydroxylating dioxygenase subunit alpha — its product is MAYLMNSWYVAAWDHEVTADRPLARTLLDRPVVLFRDAAGTARALFDRCPHRFAPLSLGTVQGDSLRCAYHGLEFDGRGACTRNPHGNGTIPKAAKVEAFPLVERHSLIWIWMGDPAKADPAAIPDFGCLDPESQHVGKRYLRVNANYMLENDNIMDLSHIQFLHASTLGSDAVAQAVTEVKEEGNTVWSLRTTHGEIMPDFLYQAMGIEPGIPVDRWIDVRWNAPANMVLLAGAVPSGRPRAEGRDTPTCHLFTPETATTTHYWFSISFPKAMGPFGAQLAEEQIDGLSVPFRTEDLPMLEAQQKAMGDAEFWSLKPVLLVGDAAGVRARRVLDRLIAAEQQELARSQSAPEAAGA
- a CDS encoding efflux RND transporter permease subunit, which translates into the protein MAVSPTVSPPEIQDLADFNPRTGSRVERILFNNRLIVVCLCLAITLILGWQASGLRLNASFEKTIPHQHPFIAAYTEHQQDLRGLGNAVRIVVSNGGRSIYEPAYLDTLRQINDAVFLIPGVDRSFMKSLWTPNTRWIGVTEDGMDGGPVIPDGYDGSPASLGQLRVNVARSGEIGQIVALDGTSSALYVPLLSALPDGKPFDYAVFSQRLEEIRKRFERPGLELHVTGFAKIVGDLLDGLREVLLFLAVAIAITTGCVLWFTRCVRSTALVVVSSMTAVVWQLGLLPLLGMALDPYSILVPFLVFAIGMSHGAQKMNGIMQDIGRGLHKYVAARLTFRRLFLAGLTALLADAVGFAVLLVIDIQVIRELAIAASLGVAVLIFTNLILLPILLSYTGVSPSAAARSLKTDNARQTTGVKHPVWAFLDRFTGRAGASVAVAGAVVLAVVGLWGAEGLKIGDLDPGAPELRPDSRYNRDVAYINAHYGASSDVFAVMVETKGEGSCAGYEVLRRLDALEWELQQLEGVEATNSLARLNREVLSGLNEANPKWIELIKNQSMLNFVTAGAPRGLYNEACNLLTLFVYLKDHKADTLDRVVARVERFAADNDTETIRFRLAAGSAGIQAATNIVVKQAWREMLYLVYGAVMALSFITFRSWQAVLVAVLPLMLTSVLAEALMVALGMGVKVATLPVIALGVGIGVDYALYILSVTLAMMRAGMGLSEAYYRALIFTGKVVILTGVTLAAAVATWGFSDIKFQADMGILLAFMFLWNMAGALILLPALAYFLLPGARAAGGARGGAGDRAPAAGVSALPAP